A stretch of the Streptococcus suis genome encodes the following:
- a CDS encoding toxic anion resistance protein yields MSGFNFDIDQIASNSLNVKDKTTEIIQATPAGDSQKVSFLAQLTLEQQTGIRAKAPQLVDNFLANQNALLDFGKEAVEEVNATVNHILSEQKKIEIPQVDELLANTNRELNGFVAKYKDISTSVELEKKPGFFQRLFKQAKNDLQEFYFDSQTIEKKMDSMAASVVKQEEVLARNIVSAELLIENNTKSIENLVGVIAFIEATGQEAAERAKQAQEQIANLAPTTVEYQVASEKLARVTEVANILEQQHSEYMSRLYVAWTTTPQMRNLVKVSSDMKQRLGMLRRNTIPTMKLSIAQLGILQQSIKSSQTADAIVNANNAALQMLADTSKEAIPMMERIAQNPTLSVASVTKLAESLVAQNNGIIAAIDEGRQKRRELEAAIVRSAETINDSVKLRDQKIIAALLDQGKEAQTEAEQPLENPQ; encoded by the coding sequence ATGTCAGGATTTAATTTTGATATTGATCAGATTGCAAGCAATAGTTTGAATGTAAAAGATAAGACGACAGAAATCATCCAAGCTACGCCTGCAGGAGATAGTCAAAAAGTATCGTTTTTGGCTCAATTAACGCTAGAGCAACAGACGGGTATTCGTGCAAAAGCACCTCAGTTGGTTGATAATTTCTTGGCTAATCAAAATGCGCTCTTGGATTTTGGTAAGGAAGCAGTAGAAGAAGTCAACGCGACGGTCAATCACATTTTGTCAGAACAGAAGAAGATTGAAATTCCACAGGTAGATGAACTGTTGGCCAATACCAATCGTGAATTGAATGGATTTGTGGCGAAATATAAAGATATTTCCACTTCGGTGGAATTGGAAAAGAAACCTGGTTTCTTCCAACGCTTGTTCAAACAAGCCAAGAATGATTTACAGGAATTCTACTTTGATTCTCAGACAATTGAAAAGAAAATGGATAGCATGGCAGCCAGTGTGGTCAAGCAGGAAGAAGTGTTGGCACGTAATATTGTCTCTGCTGAGCTTTTGATTGAAAATAATACCAAGTCGATAGAGAATTTAGTCGGAGTTATCGCTTTTATTGAAGCGACTGGTCAGGAAGCGGCTGAACGAGCGAAACAAGCACAAGAACAGATTGCGAACCTAGCACCGACTACTGTTGAGTATCAAGTTGCTTCTGAGAAATTGGCGCGCGTGACCGAAGTGGCAAATATCCTTGAACAGCAGCATTCTGAGTATATGAGCCGTTTGTATGTTGCTTGGACAACGACTCCCCAAATGCGTAACCTAGTAAAAGTATCGTCAGATATGAAACAGCGCTTAGGAATGTTGCGTCGCAATACCATTCCTACAATGAAACTGTCCATCGCACAGTTGGGTATCTTGCAACAATCTATCAAGTCAAGTCAAACGGCAGATGCGATTGTCAATGCTAATAATGCGGCACTTCAAATGCTAGCGGATACATCAAAAGAAGCTATTCCAATGATGGAACGTATAGCCCAAAATCCGACTCTTTCAGTAGCATCTGTTACCAAATTAGCAGAAAGTTTGGTTGCCCAAAATAATGGTATCATCGCAGCTATTGATGAAGGACGTCAGAAACGTCGTGAGTTGGAGGCAGCTATCGTACGTTCTGCTGAGACCATCAATGACTCAGTGAAATTACGCGACCAAAAAATTATTGCAGCCTTGTTAGACCAAGGAAAAGAAGCACAAACAGAGGCAGAGCAACCATTGGAAAACCCACAATAA
- a CDS encoding CBS domain-containing protein, protein MSVKDFMTRKVVYISPETTIAHAADLMREQDLHRLPVIENDKLVGLVTEGTIAEASPSKATSLSIYEMNYLLNKTKVKDVMIKDVITVSAYASLEDATYLMYKNKVGILPVVDNDQLYGVITDRDIFASFLQVSGYGEEGVRARFIVDNKAGELGKIIRLVSDKEYNIVSTVQIATKSGKVVIEVQIEGKVDLEEVRSLFEDAGIEVDSLVPTVAKNI, encoded by the coding sequence ATGTCTGTTAAAGATTTTATGACTCGAAAGGTTGTTTACATTTCTCCAGAGACAACGATTGCTCATGCTGCTGATCTCATGCGTGAACAGGATTTGCACCGTCTGCCTGTCATTGAAAATGATAAATTGGTCGGCTTGGTGACTGAGGGAACTATTGCAGAGGCAAGTCCTTCTAAAGCTACTAGTTTATCTATCTATGAGATGAACTATCTACTCAATAAAACCAAGGTCAAGGATGTCATGATCAAGGATGTGATCACTGTTTCAGCTTATGCCAGTCTTGAAGATGCTACCTATTTGATGTACAAAAATAAAGTGGGTATTCTTCCTGTCGTTGACAATGACCAATTATATGGTGTGATTACCGATCGCGATATATTTGCTTCATTTTTACAAGTCTCTGGTTACGGTGAAGAAGGAGTTCGTGCTCGTTTCATCGTTGACAATAAAGCTGGGGAATTGGGAAAAATTATTCGTCTGGTTTCGGACAAAGAATATAATATCGTCTCAACTGTACAAATTGCTACTAAATCAGGAAAAGTAGTCATTGAAGTACAAATTGAAGGGAAGGTTGATCTAGAAGAAGTTAGGTCACTCTTTGAAGATGCAGGAATTGAAGTTGACAGCCTCGTTCCAACAGTCGCAAAAAATATCTAA
- a CDS encoding acetylornithine transaminase: MTKLFQNYKRESIEFIKAADNYLVDKEGNFYLDFSSGIGVTNLGFHKQVKQAVSEQLEAIWHSPNLYQNSLQEKVADLLIGDEDYLAFFCNSGAESNEAAIKLARKFSGKSDIITFKQSFHGRTFGAMSATGQEKIQLGFGPLVEGFHYAIYNDLESVKQLVTENTAAVMLELVQGEGGVIPAEKDFVAELAHYCKEQGLLLIVDEVQTGIGRTGTLFAYQQYGISPDIITLAKGLANGLPVGAMLGKSALGTAFTYGSHGTTFGGNKLVLSSSKAVLEILTEDFLAKVRVKASYLQDQLAKQLGNLPTVVAIRGLGLMLGIQVTGDLGTIVTQARKNGLIVLTAGSDVIRLLPPLTITEEEIERAVSILAECLS, encoded by the coding sequence ATGACAAAACTATTTCAAAATTACAAACGTGAATCCATTGAATTTATCAAAGCAGCTGACAATTACTTGGTGGATAAGGAAGGAAATTTCTATCTGGACTTCTCTTCTGGAATTGGGGTCACAAATTTAGGTTTCCATAAGCAAGTCAAGCAAGCAGTCTCGGAGCAATTGGAAGCCATTTGGCATAGTCCAAATCTCTATCAAAATAGTCTCCAAGAAAAAGTCGCAGACTTATTGATTGGGGATGAAGATTATTTGGCATTTTTCTGCAATAGTGGAGCAGAGAGCAATGAAGCTGCCATAAAATTAGCTCGTAAATTCTCAGGTAAATCGGACATTATTACTTTTAAACAATCCTTCCATGGAAGAACCTTTGGTGCGATGTCAGCTACAGGGCAAGAAAAAATACAACTTGGTTTTGGACCACTTGTTGAAGGATTTCACTATGCGATTTACAATGATCTAGAGTCTGTAAAACAATTGGTTACCGAAAACACTGCAGCTGTTATGTTAGAATTGGTTCAAGGTGAGGGAGGTGTCATTCCAGCTGAGAAGGATTTTGTTGCGGAATTAGCCCACTATTGTAAAGAGCAAGGCCTCCTCCTTATTGTCGATGAAGTACAAACAGGAATTGGGCGAACTGGAACGCTTTTTGCATATCAGCAATACGGTATTTCACCAGATATTATTACCTTGGCCAAAGGCTTGGCCAATGGTCTACCCGTTGGAGCCATGCTTGGAAAGTCAGCTCTAGGTACGGCCTTTACCTACGGTAGTCATGGTACGACTTTTGGGGGCAATAAACTAGTACTATCCAGTAGTAAGGCAGTGTTGGAAATCCTGACCGAAGATTTTCTTGCCAAAGTTCGTGTTAAGGCTAGCTACTTACAAGATCAATTGGCAAAACAGCTTGGTAACTTACCAACAGTAGTAGCCATCCGCGGGCTTGGTTTGATGCTGGGAATCCAAGTTACTGGTGATTTGGGCACAATAGTCACACAGGCACGTAAGAATGGTCTAATCGTCTTGACGGCTGGAAGTGATGTGATTCGTCTCTTACCCCCATTAACCATTACAGAAGAGGAGATAGAAAGGGCCGTTTCTATTTTAGCCGAGTGTTTATCTTGA
- the argB gene encoding acetylglutamate kinase, with amino-acid sequence MKNSIVIKIGGLASQQLSQSCVKQIKQWHKEGKQIVVVHGGGFAIDKLMAEQHLSVEKIDGLRVTSNDVMKLVEYSLFQIVGPSITSSLNNAGCDSIQIKSSLGKIIEADYLNQEKYGFVGQITKVHTQPLEAIMSEGMIPVIGSMGVCDEQLLNINADYVATAIAVALKAERLILMTDVPGVKEDGAILPTLNTTQIEEKIQSGIITGGMIPKIKGASQTVQAGVETVLISDNLSRGTLICLA; translated from the coding sequence ATGAAAAACAGTATCGTTATAAAAATTGGTGGATTGGCCAGTCAACAACTATCTCAGAGTTGCGTGAAGCAAATCAAACAGTGGCACAAAGAAGGTAAACAGATTGTTGTTGTGCACGGTGGTGGCTTTGCGATTGATAAATTAATGGCAGAGCAACATCTCTCAGTCGAGAAGATTGATGGTCTACGTGTGACGAGCAATGATGTCATGAAATTAGTGGAATATAGCCTATTTCAAATCGTTGGCCCAAGCATCACCAGTAGCTTAAACAATGCAGGATGCGATAGTATTCAAATCAAATCAAGTCTTGGTAAAATAATTGAGGCTGATTATTTGAATCAAGAAAAGTATGGCTTTGTGGGTCAGATTACAAAGGTCCATACACAGCCATTAGAAGCGATTATGTCAGAAGGTATGATACCAGTGATTGGCTCAATGGGTGTTTGTGATGAACAATTGTTAAATATCAATGCAGACTACGTAGCCACAGCAATAGCGGTTGCCTTAAAAGCAGAACGATTGATATTAATGACAGATGTACCTGGTGTGAAAGAAGATGGTGCAATCCTACCAACTTTAAATACTACTCAAATTGAAGAAAAAATCCAATCGGGGATTATTACTGGTGGAATGATTCCAAAAATAAAAGGAGCCAGTCAAACGGTTCAAGCGGGGGTTGAGACAGTACTCATCAGTGACAATCTGAGCAGGGGCACCTTGATTTGTCTAGCGTAG
- the argJ gene encoding bifunctional glutamate N-acetyltransferase/amino-acid acetyltransferase ArgJ, with translation MKIIDGTIASPEGFTADGVHAGFKKEKLDFGWIVSKVPASVAGVYTTNKVIAAPLLVTKQSIATKQQMQAIVVNSGVANSCTGQKGFEDALFMQEASANQLGIEKDLVGIASTGVIGEFLPLQTVASGLKQLDLDGHAEQFAQAILTTDTGTKTITVQEEIFGSTVTMSGVAKGSGMIHPNMATMLAFITCDASISSSLLQKALSEEVETSFNQITVDGDTSTNDMVLVLANGCATSAEIQEGSQEYAQFVSMLHLVMTELAKMIAKDGEGATKLIQVDVTGATTPLAARMVAKSIVGSSLVKTAIFGEDANWGRIIAAIGYAGVEIDPTAIDIELCGIPVMVDSSPLSFDSQQMQKVLKGSTIDIQVHLKMGSASGRAWGCDLSYDYVKINALYRT, from the coding sequence ATGAAGATTATTGATGGCACGATTGCGAGTCCCGAAGGGTTTACAGCTGATGGAGTCCACGCAGGTTTTAAGAAAGAAAAACTAGATTTTGGCTGGATTGTTTCCAAAGTTCCTGCCAGCGTTGCAGGTGTTTATACAACCAATAAAGTTATAGCAGCCCCGCTACTTGTTACCAAACAATCAATAGCGACTAAGCAACAGATGCAAGCAATTGTAGTAAACTCTGGGGTTGCAAACTCCTGTACTGGTCAAAAAGGCTTTGAAGATGCCTTGTTTATGCAAGAAGCAAGTGCAAACCAACTGGGGATTGAGAAGGATTTAGTTGGGATTGCTTCAACTGGTGTGATTGGGGAATTTTTACCTCTCCAGACTGTTGCATCAGGTTTAAAGCAGCTAGACCTAGATGGTCATGCGGAACAGTTTGCTCAAGCTATTTTAACGACAGATACTGGAACCAAAACCATCACAGTTCAAGAAGAGATTTTTGGTTCTACGGTGACCATGTCTGGTGTTGCCAAGGGATCAGGTATGATTCACCCCAATATGGCAACCATGTTAGCCTTCATTACTTGCGATGCATCTATTTCAAGTTCGCTTCTGCAAAAAGCTCTGAGTGAAGAGGTCGAAACGAGTTTTAACCAGATTACAGTGGACGGGGATACTTCTACCAATGACATGGTCTTGGTCCTTGCGAATGGTTGTGCTACGTCCGCAGAAATTCAGGAAGGCTCACAAGAGTACGCGCAGTTTGTTTCCATGTTGCATCTTGTGATGACAGAATTAGCTAAAATGATTGCCAAGGATGGCGAGGGAGCAACAAAATTAATTCAAGTAGATGTGACTGGAGCCACAACTCCACTTGCTGCACGGATGGTGGCTAAGAGTATAGTAGGCTCAAGTTTAGTCAAAACAGCCATATTTGGTGAGGATGCAAACTGGGGTAGAATTATTGCTGCAATTGGTTATGCAGGTGTTGAGATTGATCCTACCGCAATTGATATTGAGCTATGTGGTATTCCAGTCATGGTAGACTCAAGTCCTTTGTCGTTTGATAGCCAGCAAATGCAAAAGGTTCTCAAAGGAAGCACTATTGATATCCAAGTTCATCTAAAGATGGGATCGGCCAGCGGACGTGCTTGGGGATGCGATTTATCCTATGACTATGTAAAAATTAATGCTTTGTATCGGACCTAA
- a CDS encoding N-acetyl-gamma-glutamyl-phosphate reductase, with translation MKVSIVGVTGYSGLELLRILKNHPHVDVVSVHASKEVGQRISYIYPHVTDVFDHLIEEFNAERIMEIADLVFFATPSGISKDLATVFVQNQFPVIDLSGDHRLPAKTYKQWYGKEPASEDVIAQFSYGLTEFSNLTSQKFVANPGCYATATELALIPLLQKKIVDPSSVIVDAKSGLSGAGKVPTSASHFVHIQGNYVTYKLNKHQHIPEIVQMLQQFDERVEHIQFSTSLLPLSRGIVATAYLKLENELSEEALFEIYQEAYQDKPFVRVRRHLPDLHHVIGSNYTDIGFAYNPTTGILTVVAVLDNLIKGAAGQAVQNMNQLFGFEETAGLLNLPTFI, from the coding sequence ATGAAAGTTTCGATTGTTGGTGTTACTGGATATAGTGGACTGGAATTGCTTAGAATATTGAAAAATCATCCGCATGTCGATGTTGTTTCTGTCCATGCCAGTAAAGAAGTTGGCCAAAGAATATCGTATATTTATCCACATGTAACGGATGTTTTCGATCACCTTATCGAGGAGTTTAATGCAGAACGTATCATGGAAATTGCTGATTTAGTATTTTTTGCAACTCCCAGTGGGATTTCCAAAGATTTAGCTACTGTCTTCGTTCAAAATCAATTTCCAGTCATCGATTTGTCAGGGGATCATCGTTTACCTGCGAAAACCTATAAACAATGGTATGGAAAGGAACCAGCTAGTGAGGATGTGATTGCACAGTTTTCTTACGGACTAACAGAATTTTCTAATTTGACCTCACAAAAATTTGTGGCAAATCCAGGTTGTTATGCGACTGCCACGGAGTTAGCATTGATTCCTTTATTACAGAAGAAAATTGTGGATCCAAGTAGTGTGATTGTTGATGCCAAGAGCGGTTTGAGTGGTGCTGGTAAAGTTCCAACCTCAGCAAGTCATTTTGTTCATATTCAGGGGAATTATGTGACTTATAAACTAAATAAGCACCAGCATATTCCTGAAATTGTTCAAATGCTTCAACAATTCGATGAGCGAGTGGAGCATATTCAATTTTCAACGTCACTTTTGCCTCTTTCTCGTGGAATTGTCGCTACTGCATATTTGAAATTGGAAAATGAGTTGAGTGAGGAAGCCTTGTTTGAGATCTATCAAGAGGCATATCAAGATAAACCCTTTGTACGTGTCCGACGACACTTACCTGATTTACATCATGTGATTGGATCCAATTATACAGATATTGGTTTTGCTTACAACCCCACAACAGGTATTTTAACGGTTGTAGCAGTCTTGGATAATTTGATAAAAGGTGCAGCTGGACAAGCTGTTCAAAATATGAATCAATTATTTGGCTTTGAAGAAACAGCTGGTCTGCTCAATTTACCAACGTTTATCTAG
- a CDS encoding glyoxalase — MFTKEFGLMLYVEDVATEKAFWKAAGFTILNEAEMMGFETFDMKLHAEASTTITVYAKEFIRQVSPEVVDMTPSVLFESNDIQALQERIAALTDTCSPVNAEPFPNFNFTSPSRHYFAVKG, encoded by the coding sequence ATGTTTACAAAAGAATTTGGTTTGATGTTGTACGTAGAAGACGTTGCTACTGAGAAGGCTTTTTGGAAAGCAGCTGGCTTTACGATTTTGAATGAAGCTGAAATGATGGGCTTTGAAACATTCGACATGAAACTCCATGCTGAAGCATCTACAACTATTACAGTCTATGCAAAAGAATTTATTCGTCAAGTATCGCCTGAAGTCGTTGACATGACACCAAGTGTGTTATTTGAGTCAAATGACATTCAAGCATTGCAAGAGCGAATAGCTGCTTTGACGGATACATGTAGCCCAGTGAATGCTGAGCCATTCCCTAACTTCAATTTTACTAGCCCAAGCAGACACTATTTTGCTGTAAAAGGCTAA
- a CDS encoding LapA family protein, with product MLDCHSRKGVMMKQKLSLIGLLLVIILTVVLSLVNRQDVIVHYLFGQFRMPLILVIIGSLLIGIVIQYLIGLTKNLSLKSEIKNLKKELTELPALQNKENTDSHK from the coding sequence ATGCTAGACTGTCATAGTAGAAAAGGAGTTATGATGAAACAGAAATTATCACTTATTGGTTTATTGCTCGTGATTATTTTGACAGTTGTTCTTTCATTAGTCAATCGTCAAGACGTTATTGTCCATTATTTGTTCGGTCAATTTCGTATGCCTTTGATTTTGGTAATAATTGGTTCGCTTCTCATTGGAATAGTCATCCAATACTTAATAGGCTTAACCAAAAATCTTTCGTTAAAGAGTGAAATCAAGAATTTGAAAAAAGAGTTAACAGAATTACCTGCACTACAAAACAAAGAAAATACAGACTCACATAAATAG
- a CDS encoding methyltransferase domain-containing protein: MTKHPRFSNSDQFFACPHCGQALGLDQNILRCPNRHTFDIAKQGYVNLAPQVKQSANYHKSSFENRQAFLEAGYYNHLYEALEGKIAELGLRSVLDIGCGEGFYSRKLAEKMDLDILAFDISKDSILLAARTDSTKSVKWFVGDLTKLPIQDQAIEGILDIFSPANYQEFARVLKAGGAILKLVPGPNHLKELRHLAKDQLRKESYDNRDIVEHFKAYVGQVEEVFVSRTLPISADHAQVLADMTPLFFQVDQSRLDLKQLTEITIEGVLLVGRK, from the coding sequence ATGACCAAACACCCACGTTTTAGCAATAGCGACCAATTTTTCGCTTGTCCACATTGTGGGCAGGCTCTTGGTCTTGACCAGAACATTCTTCGCTGTCCCAACCGCCATACTTTTGACATTGCCAAGCAGGGCTATGTCAATCTGGCCCCTCAAGTCAAGCAGTCTGCCAACTACCACAAGTCTAGCTTTGAAAATCGCCAGGCCTTTTTAGAGGCAGGCTATTACAATCATCTCTATGAGGCTTTGGAGGGAAAAATAGCAGAGCTGGGCTTGCGGTCTGTCTTGGACATCGGCTGTGGAGAGGGCTTTTATTCTCGCAAATTAGCAGAGAAAATGGACTTGGACATTCTTGCTTTTGATATTTCTAAGGATTCCATTCTCTTGGCAGCAAGGACAGACAGCACCAAGTCGGTCAAATGGTTTGTCGGTGACTTGACCAAGTTACCTATTCAAGATCAAGCAATTGAAGGGATTTTGGACATCTTTTCCCCAGCCAATTATCAGGAGTTTGCCAGAGTGCTGAAAGCTGGTGGGGCTATTCTCAAGTTGGTCCCAGGACCCAATCACCTCAAGGAGCTCCGCCATTTAGCCAAAGACCAACTCCGCAAGGAGTCCTATGATAATCGTGATATAGTGGAGCATTTTAAGGCTTATGTGGGACAGGTTGAAGAGGTCTTTGTCAGTCGTACCCTGCCGATTTCTGCCGATCATGCTCAAGTATTGGCAGATATGACACCCCTCTTTTTCCAAGTGGACCAGTCTAGGCTGGACTTAAAGCAGTTGACTGAAATTACCATTGAAGGTGTGCTTTTGGTTGGCCGGAAGTGA
- a CDS encoding ABC transporter ATP-binding protein, with amino-acid sequence MIILSGNKIERSFAGEVLFNNINIQVDERDRIALVGKNGAGKSTLLKILVGEEAATSGEISTKRDLSLSYLAQDSRFQSENTIYDEMLHVFDDLRTTEKRLRGMEEQMGSFSGSELDQLMKTYDNLSEEFHLAGGFNYEADIRAILNGFKFDQTMWDMKISELSGGQNTRLALAKMLLESPELLVLDEPTNHLDIDTIAWLENYLVHYKGALIIVSHDRYFLDKVATVTLDLTKHSLDRYVGNYSQFVELKEQKLQTELQNYEKQQKEIAKLEDFVQKNIVRASTTKRAQARRKQLEKMERLDKPTTGKKSANMTFQSDKTSGNIVLTVENAAVGYDGETLSQPISIDQRKLDAIAIVGPNGIGKTTLLKSIIGALPFIKGEAKLGANVEVGYYDQTQSALTPSNTVLEELWSAFPTTPEVEIRNRLGAFLFSGDDVKKSVSMLSGGEKARLLLAKLSMENNNFLILDEPTNHLDIDSKEVLENALIDFDGTLLFVSHDRYFINRVATKVLEISETGSTLYLGDYDYYLEKKAELEAEAQPDQIETANQSAGAMDYQAQKENLKEQRKLARRIEQIEVEIENIENRLSELNQAMLETNDIGSLTDYQKEIDQLTNQQESLMEEWEDLSDQLG; translated from the coding sequence ATGATTATACTAAGTGGAAACAAGATTGAGCGCTCCTTTGCGGGCGAAGTTTTATTTAACAATATCAACATTCAAGTAGATGAACGGGATCGGATTGCCCTTGTCGGAAAAAATGGCGCAGGCAAGTCCACCTTGCTAAAAATCCTTGTCGGAGAAGAAGCAGCAACTAGCGGTGAGATCTCTACCAAACGGGATCTATCCCTTTCTTATCTGGCACAGGACAGTCGATTCCAGTCGGAAAATACCATTTACGATGAGATGCTCCATGTCTTTGACGACTTGCGGACGACAGAAAAACGTCTACGTGGTATGGAAGAGCAGATGGGCAGTTTTTCTGGTAGTGAACTTGACCAGTTGATGAAGACCTACGATAACTTGTCAGAAGAATTTCATCTGGCTGGTGGTTTTAACTATGAGGCAGACATCCGTGCTATTTTGAATGGTTTTAAGTTTGACCAGACCATGTGGGATATGAAAATCTCTGAGCTCTCTGGGGGGCAGAATACTCGTCTTGCACTGGCAAAAATGTTGCTTGAAAGCCCAGAATTATTGGTGCTGGATGAACCAACCAACCACCTGGACATTGACACGATTGCCTGGCTGGAAAACTACCTAGTGCATTACAAAGGAGCCTTGATTATTGTCAGCCATGACCGCTATTTCTTAGATAAGGTAGCAACTGTCACTCTGGATTTGACTAAACATTCCTTGGATCGTTATGTGGGGAATTATTCTCAGTTTGTTGAGCTAAAAGAACAGAAGCTGCAGACCGAGTTGCAAAACTATGAGAAACAACAAAAGGAAATTGCCAAGTTAGAAGACTTTGTCCAAAAAAATATCGTTCGAGCTTCGACCACCAAGCGTGCCCAGGCTAGACGCAAGCAGTTGGAAAAAATGGAGCGACTGGACAAGCCAACAACTGGTAAAAAATCTGCTAATATGACCTTCCAGTCGGATAAGACTTCTGGCAATATTGTCTTGACTGTGGAAAATGCTGCGGTGGGTTACGATGGAGAAACACTTTCTCAGCCTATTTCCATTGACCAAAGAAAGCTAGATGCCATTGCCATTGTCGGCCCGAATGGAATCGGAAAAACAACCCTGCTCAAATCCATCATCGGAGCTCTGCCATTTATCAAAGGGGAAGCCAAGCTAGGTGCCAATGTGGAAGTGGGTTACTACGACCAGACTCAGTCGGCCCTGACGCCTTCCAACACAGTCTTGGAGGAGCTCTGGTCAGCCTTTCCGACTACACCTGAAGTGGAAATCCGCAATCGCCTTGGAGCTTTCCTTTTCTCAGGTGACGATGTCAAAAAGTCTGTCTCTATGCTATCTGGTGGGGAAAAAGCCCGCCTGCTCCTCGCCAAGCTGTCCATGGAAAACAACAACTTCCTCATCCTTGATGAGCCGACCAACCACTTGGATATTGACAGCAAGGAGGTCCTGGAAAATGCCCTCATCGACTTTGACGGCACCCTGCTTTTTGTCAGCCACGACCGCTATTTCATCAACCGCGTCGCCACCAAGGTGCTGGAAATCTCGGAAACTGGCTCCACACTCTATTTGGGCGATTATGATTATTATTTGGAGAAAAAAGCAGAGCTGGAAGCAGAAGCCCAGCCTGACCAGATAGAAACCGCTAACCAATCAGCCGGAGCCATGGACTACCAAGCTCAAAAGGAAAATCTAAAAGAGCAACGCAAATTGGCCCGTCGCATCGAGCAAATCGAGGTAGAAATTGAGAATATCGAAAACCGTCTGAGTGAGCTCAACCAAGCCATGCTAGAAACCAATGACATTGGTTCGCTGACCGATTACCAAAAAGAAATCGACCAACTGACAAACCAACAAGAAAGCCTCATGGAAGAATGGGAAGACTTATCCGATCAGTTAGGCTAG
- a CDS encoding esterase family protein produces the protein MAIMKIEYHSEVLDMSRQVNVLYPDRNQVENSDDKDIPVLYLLHGMGGNHDSWLNRSTIERLVRYTNLIVVMVNTDKGWYTNTTYGMNYYDAFAIELPQILKRFFPNMSDQREKNFIAGLSMGGYGAFKLALGTNRFSYAASLSGALQFDFDNPASASLGNMAYWQGVFGDISDTKNPNSLLEMVKQSDKKTKFYVWCGEEDFLFDGHQKAIVALKKAGLDIEASVGPGKHEWYYWNQQIEKVLTWLPIDFELEERLS, from the coding sequence ATGGCTATTATGAAAATAGAATATCACTCGGAAGTATTGGATATGTCTAGGCAGGTCAATGTCCTTTATCCAGACCGGAATCAGGTTGAAAATTCAGATGATAAAGACATTCCTGTTTTATATCTCCTACATGGAATGGGAGGGAACCACGACTCCTGGCTCAATCGGTCGACAATTGAACGACTGGTTCGCTATACCAATCTCATTGTTGTTATGGTCAATACAGATAAGGGCTGGTATACCAATACTACTTATGGTATGAATTACTATGACGCCTTTGCGATTGAATTGCCTCAGATTTTGAAACGATTCTTCCCAAATATGTCTGATCAGCGCGAAAAGAACTTTATAGCTGGTTTGTCAATGGGTGGTTATGGTGCTTTTAAATTGGCACTGGGGACAAATCGTTTTTCTTATGCAGCATCTTTGTCAGGAGCTCTCCAGTTTGATTTTGACAATCCCGCCTCAGCGTCCTTAGGAAATATGGCCTACTGGCAGGGAGTTTTTGGGGATATTTCTGACACAAAAAATCCAAATAGTTTGCTAGAGATGGTCAAACAATCGGATAAAAAAACAAAGTTCTATGTCTGGTGTGGGGAAGAAGATTTTCTCTTTGATGGCCATCAAAAGGCGATTGTTGCTTTAAAAAAAGCTGGTTTGGATATTGAAGCAAGTGTTGGTCCAGGCAAACACGAATGGTATTATTGGAACCAGCAGATTGAAAAGGTTTTAACCTGGTTACCAATTGATTTTGAATTGGAAGAAAGATTATCTTAA